In the Hirundo rustica isolate bHirRus1 chromosome 2, bHirRus1.pri.v3, whole genome shotgun sequence genome, TCAGGCAGATTTCTTTGCAGCTACAACAGAGGTACTGCCTAATCAAGAGATGTGTTGGTGATTCCAGAGTAAATTAAAAGAGTCAGATAATAGGgaaacggggaaaaaaaaaaaaaaaaaaaaaaaaaaaaaaaaaaaaaaaaagagacatgaTCTAGCAATGCACAATGTCAGAGCATAGgatcatttaaaatataatatccATACTGAATtagctgaaaattaattatagAAGTCTGTATATCACAATTCAATGAGAAGCCATACTTCCTCTTCTGTAGATCAAAATGTACACCGAATCTTGCAACACATCAGTGAGATTTTCCATGCTAATACTTTCTCACACTTTGCACTCATACAGTCACTGTGAACACCCTAGAGATCAGGGTACCCCAAAGCGGGTAAAGTCTGTTCGGTTTccagttcagaaaattattttcgTTGTGAAATCTTCCAGAAGTTAGATATGAGAGAAAGCTGTAGCAAAACAATCACTTATATGTGACCAAGTGATACCAGTAAAAGCCATGCTGTATTTGCACACCCTTTCTATCCAATGTGTATTTCTCTCATACGCATATCAGGAAAATCTAGTTTGTTTAAGGGTTTGTTTGTGTCAACTCCTACCTGCCTTTAGCcacagcaattattttttttaggaaaaattaATATTCCATATTGTcacttatttttaatgctgaCTTTGAAACAAAGACATTTGTTTCAGAGTACAGAGGAAGAGTCTTAATGGACAATAGGTTGGGTACAGAGCAGAACAGCATCTGGAAACTagagaaaaacagtatttcacaGTTCATTGGGTATAATTcccaataaataataaataataaataataaatagtaaataaatgGGTATAATTCCCACATAAATAATTATGCAGCAAAATACATTAAGAAAACCATGTAACATTCTAATACACATTGATTTGCCTCACAGTGAGGTAGAAAGCATTTCATTTAACAGGGAGGTCTGTAGCTCAGCTGATACAAGTCCCAGAGTGCTCAGTGGCAGGACCTTGGAAGGAACCTGAAGTGACACGTAGTGAAGGACTCATTCAAATAGGAATATTTTGGTCCACACTGGCTACAtgtagaaccacagaatcatagaactcTTTAGGCTGGAAAGGTCTCTTagttcatcaagtccaactgttaatGTAGCACTGCAAACTCCACCACTATACCATATCCCCAAGTACCACATCTATGTGTCCCTCAAATACCTCCAGGATGGTGACTCCCTGAGCTACCTGCTCTAGCCTGCCTGCCTTGACACTCCTTttagtgaagatttttttcctactatgtGCATGCTCTTTTGCTAGCAATTACTCCCTACCATTCACCCCCACGGGACTTTTTTTGCCCATTTTGGATGTTAACACCCTGTTTGCACCATAGTGAGATGCTTCATTTAACCATAAATGTAGTCAGTTAGAAATcattctggttttgaaaaaaaaatatttataatcaAGATATTTTAAGAGACTAACTTCTGCTTTAGAAATCACACAGGTGAACAGTTCAACCAAAAGGGGCTAAGAACAGAGCACAGACAAAAGGAGTCAGGCAGCTGAGAGCAGTAACCCCTTAAGCCAAAGCCACAGCAGAAAGGTCATTACATTATCTCTTTAGTGCACATATGGTCCTCACGTAAAAAGCTTCTGTCCCATCTGTGAGGTTGCTCTACCAATATATGTTAATGACATGCTGAGACATCATTTCAACTGCAGAGTTGTTTTTCTCCAAACTCTTCATTTGGTCATTACCAGCTCTCCtcttctcaaaataaaacagcacagaGTACCACTGAGCCAGTTCAGGTCTGTAGCATTGATGAGTCCTTATAATGTTACATATTTGGAAACTGCAGAATGAGGGAAAACAGAAGTAGCTTTATGATTTCTTCAATGCACATCCCCCtgctttcctttaattttcagaaagattCTGTCCTTAGAGTCAGCATAAGTATTAACATTTATAGAATGCCAGTGATAAAGTATTCACCTTTAACATGCTTTCATCATTATTTATCAGAactacagaaattaaatattttccagcacagaaacCTAGACCATCTTTCTGTACTTGTTTGCACATGGGTGCAGCATTTGTTCTCCAACGACAGGGAACTTTACCCAAACTCCATCAACGATGATATACAATAGCCGTGGATGTCAGCCAATTCTCACAGTAACCTGGACACCACCCCTAGGGTGCCACAGACTTGTATGAGTTGAGTTCTCTTGAGTCACTGCTGACTCAACCCCCTCTGATGGTAACTCTTCCACTACTCCCACCCTTTGATTAAACAGAGAGGCGTGGGAGACCTTGCTGACGAAGAAAAGACAAAGGTGGATACATCAGACTGGATATATCAAACTCCTGTGCGCCTGCAGCCACCAAGCCACCCACCCCCTTGGTTATTATCCTGTTTCCTTTGCTCAGGTTGTTTTTTACTAATGCAGCAGTAAGCATTGGCTTTGTGTGGTCAGGCTTGGGTAGTGGGGGCTATGGGGAGAGGGGGGGTCTTCTGTAAGAAGCTGCCAGAAACTTCACCCTCTTGTGTCTGTGAACATCTGGCTACTCCTAACTAGAAGTTCCTAGCCTGGATGCTGTAAATGATAAAAACCTTTAGTCTTCTGCAAAGTCAGGATGACATATACCTATGTTAGGTACCTTCTTCTTAATGCAAGCATTTAATTTTCCCCATTAGgtttaaagaatttatttttacttttaaaatgaaggAGGTTTCGGAGTTActtaaaagttgtttttctgcAACATTTCAAGTTTTAAGGCTGTGCATGGAGGAAGAATAAGGAATAAAACTAAACACTGAGTGTACAAAGAGCAGAAcaactgtttttaatttttttctcttgcagcaCTGGAGTAAGCCTCTGGGAATAAATGCCTGCTTTTCCACTGAGTTTCATTTAAACTTTGGAGTTTGAGGTTTTGGGTTTCAGAGGGTTGTACACTTTGATGAGTCAATATTAGTATAAGCATTTGAGACAGGGAATCAGAACATCTGGTTTTGATACCTCCACAAGCCTCTGTTGCAGTCATGGAGTGTCTAGGTACAATGAGGGCTACCCTGCAGCTTCAACAGAACAGCAAGTCTCAACTACAACACCAAGGCTTAGCTCAGCTAATGAAACACAAAGCACACAAACAGTTTATCCATTTTGTTGGGGGTTAGCACTTTTGGCTTGGGCACTCTTTCATGAGGTATAAGAAAAATCTTGCCTGAGCATTCAGTAATACTGACTAAAAAGGTAAAGAggcagtgaaagaaagaaacaacccAGCAGACAACTGACAGATAAAAGGCAGATATGAGGAAATAAGGCAACTGAGGTGTCAGGACTTCATCGATAAGCCGCTTAGCCAGCATGTCTGTGACTGAGGGTGCAGTTTCAGAGTTACCATAAACCCCATCTGAGCCCACAGTTGGAAGGAAAGGGCAAGAGGGAAAGGGCAAGAGGGAAAGGGCAAGAGGGAAAGGgcaagagggaaagggaaagagggaaagggaaagagggaaagggaaagagggaaagggaaagagggaaagagggaaagggaaagagggaaagggaaagagggaaagggaaagggaccCTACTCTTTTGATTGTACAGCTCAAAGAAATACCTGGTCAAGTATGCCAGACAATATAAATTAGCAAGAATTCCTTTGACTTGACTTCTACCAAATTAACTAAAATTTAATACCTCTTTTATAGAATCTTTCTCAGAATAGACAATTGTGATGCACAGAATTCTTATTTTGAAACACTGAATACTAAATGatgttcagggtttttttacacaATTAATTTACCCATTAATGTATGACCAATCAGTACCAGTAACATTATACCAGTAACGTGTTCATATTGTAATGGTTACATTTTCTCTGATCTAGAGATAAGCAACATACTAATATACCAGCTACTTAGACACTCTTAGCTATGctgaaaatattactgaaaCTAGTAATTCTTGCAAGAATCTCTCCCCAAATATCAAATGAAATGAAGTTGTAACCTGAGACAAAAATGGCAGTTTCTGACAAACACCTCCAGGTTCTCTGCAGAAGACTACTTTTAGTTTGATTGAATGAATGCTGGcaaaaatgcactttaaaaaCACGACTGGGCATTCCATACAACTAAACCACTTTTTACCATAAAAAGATGAAGGTAAGTTTGGATTGCAGATATGGCCACTGTTAACATCCTGTGACGTTTCTTTATTGTTTCCATTTTGTACTTTCCCTTCAGCATTCTTCACAAAAAGGATTGAAACCAGTGTCCTTCCAAGAGTACATAGAAGAGATTCCtctccaaggactgagattgtATAAAAGGAACTGCCTAAAAGTTCATACAGAAGGATTTTCTCAATCATATATATGATCTATTAATGTAACAGCCTTTAAAAAGGTAAGAACCTGAAAACTGAATATTGTGAGTATTACACCCAAGTATATATTGAAGACATGCTGCAAAGTCAGGATATTATTTCACTATGCTGACtttcattattaaatattattcgccattgcaagaaataatattttctaacAGTTGGGAAGTAAAGAACGActgtgtgattctgtgctgTCCTGGACAAGCCACTTTCACTGACTTTTACTTAACACCACTCTTTCTACACTGAACTGCAGCCACAAGACATACATAGTTAAGTCATGGAACACATCTGAATTATTCATATATACATAGTAGGAAGGCAGCTCTTTCACTTAATAAACAGCACTAAGAAGTCACCTGAGTGTAGAGCTTTAAACACCTTTGCCCTTCCTTACAGAAATCCTCTTGAAAGACAGCAAAGATAAAAGTACAAGCATCAGTCAAACCAATCTGAACTCTTTGGTTGGAGCTTACACTTGGAGACTTTTTTATTACTAATGTAACACTAACACCTTCATATCCTAAACCCACATTTAAAACAACTTGTCTAGGCATAATTCAGCTGGAGAGgaattccttcttccttctgctgcctCCACTTAAAATCTACATTCCTGCTGGATTATAAAGTGCTTACgtatttttaacaaataacaCACAAGTCATGCAAAGGCCAGCATCCTAAATAACAGTGGTTTgttatttaataaatttaaatttaagaattaataaaattcttgCTTTCCTTCATTTACATCTGGCATGTTCTTCTGAAATAGATGGGAAATTTAGACTAACCTTGCTTAGTGATGACTGAGGCTGATGACTGAGGCGGCAAAGCTTTCAAAGCAGACCTCCTGGGTATTTTGTATCTCTTGTTGCCAGGATAATTAAAAGATGCTACCTTGAACACAAGAAACCTTGGTCTTGActtgaacaaaaaaaccccaaattatgGCCAACACCAGGTTGGGTTTCTTTTATTGTTAAAACATTAAAGAATAACATTTCACCAAATACAGGAAATTTAGGGGTTGTCTGACATTACAAACATCTGTATCATCAAGAGAAAGTGTTGAGCTATACATAGTTTGACGTTAATCTATCAATTTAATGTTTATTAGTACATGACTAAAACATGGCCAAaatacagaatcacaaaataagTACCTTGATGCTTCTAAATCCGAGACAAGTCCGAGAACTGAGTGCAATAAATTTCCGGCAAATGTCTATACACTCAATTACAACCTCAGGGCAAAATTATTCCAGGAATATTGGTAGTTCCTCATATTCTGGGCCATTCACATTCAATTAAGTGAGAATTTTGATTTGAGAACttgataaaaacattttaaaaaatacaacatttAACAAATGTGAAAAAAGAAGTTGTCTTCACAGGAAAATATGGATTGCTTGCCACTCCAGTCCTTAATTGCCTATATGTTTTACAAATCTTTACAAAACTATTTTGTATCCATTTTGGTTTCAAAAACATAGtacatctgaaaaataaaatatgactCTACTGATGGGTAATACAAAGACATGAACACgcatttaaaattactttcaaaagtAAATCTTTTCAGTAATACAGCTATAAGACAAGTTAAACATAGTACAATAAACCATGCATCTTCTGACTTGTCAGATCAGCTAAACTACTCGGTTAACATACAGTAACACTTTTGAACACTTTGTAAATTCATCTTTTCTagcacaagggaaaaacaaaaaaacaaaaaaaaccaaaaaaacccagattaAATTTGTTCTTCAAGTGGTTCAAGGCTGTCCAAGTGTTTTTTAGGTGTATCCTCACTATGACGGCTTTGGCAATGAGTTAAATGTTTCTTAAAGCCTCGGGGAAAATTTGATTCAAAATTACAACGGGGACACTTCAACAAACTTTGACCATGAGCAGCAACATGATTTTTAAGAAGAGACTCCAAGAGAAAAGCTTTACCACATATTTTACATTTGTATGGGCTTTGAACATTATGCTTGTTAACTAAATGGTGCAAGACAGCACCTTTTTTCATTGCTCGACAGCAACAAATTTTGCAGTAATACTTTCCTTTGCCACGCTTCATGTATTTTGCTATTTCTTCTTCAGAGATGAAAGCCTCTTTCTCTTCAGTAAACTGAAGCACACACTGTGGCTGCGTAGGAGTAGTTACATCCATTTTGCTCTCTTTGCCATAGTCAGATGACTCCATATCATACTGCTCTTGGTCACTGTTGGATTCCTGTTCCTTTAGGTCCATTGAGTCCACCAGTGTTTTTCCACACTCACTGCTATTTAGTTCAGAATCTGAGTTctcctggttttccttcttgGGCTTCTTTTTTGGGCATGAATACAACATGTGTTCAGGTGATTCTTTGGCTAATATTGATTGTTCATCCGGGGAGAATAAATCATCCAGTGGTTTCTGATCATCTAAACTGTGAGAGAGAAAGTCACTCTCACCAGACTCACTAGGTGTTTGGGGCTCGGAGAAAAAGCCCGAAGCAGACTTGTGAGGCTCGGAAAACAGAATATTCTTCTGGATTTCAGAAGGTACAGTAGTTTCAGCATGTCTCTGGACATCAGAGGatagagcagcagcaggcttCTGCATCTCAGAAAATACAGCATGCTTTTGAACATCAGGGGAAACAGCAGATTTCTGGCAGTCTGTGAAAACAGCTTGTTTGAGTGTCTCAGGAGAAACAGGAGTAGGTTTCTGGGACTCAGTAAAGAGGCCATATTTCTGAACTTCAGGAATTGTGGATTTCTGAGACTCTAGAAAGGAAGCAGACTCCTGAACTtcagaagaaatggaaatgagTTTTTGGACTTCAGAAAACAGGGCATGCTTCTGGACTTCGGAAGAAACAAGAGCAGATTTTTGGGTTTCAGAACAGAGAGCTTGTTTTTGACCTTCAGTAGAAACAGCAGAAGCAGACATCTGATTCTGGGGCTCAGAAAAGACAGCACGTTTCTGGACATCAGTGGAAACAGTAGGATTAGGTTTATGAGTCTCTGGGAACAACACTCTTTTCCGAGGTTCAGGGAAATGAGCTCGTTTCTGAatctcagatgaagcagcagagGTGGGTTTCTGAGTTTCAGGAAAATACATAGATTTCCGTGACTCAGAGAGTTTCCAAGATTCAGGAGATACTGAAACACCAGGCTTACAGAcctcaggaaagaaagaaggctTCCAAGAGTCAGAGGAAACAGTGTGACTAGACTTTCGAAGCTCAGGAGAAACAGGGGGAGAATGCTTCCACGTGTCAGGGGATAGAACAGGTTTCCAACCTTCAGGGTAAACAGATGAGATGGGTTTCCAGGGCTCAGAAGAAACAAGAGCAGACTTCTGGGATTCAGAAAAGGATGTAGACTTACAGGAATCAGAAACGAGCCTCCTAGGTTCTGGCAACACAACCGAGCCAGGCCTTCGGGACTCAGGGGCAGACCTCCGGGATTCTAGGGACACCGACATGGCAGGCTTTGAAGCCCAGGGAGAAACTGTGGAAGACTTCTGTACTTCATGAGGTGAAGATCTCCAGGGCTCAGGGGAAACAGTTGGACCAGGTCTCCACGACTCTGGCGAAACTGCAGAAGCAGGCCTCCGGCTTTCGGGAGAAGAAGCTGAAGCGGGCCTACGCATTTGAGAGGGATGTCTCCGTGGCTCAGGAGATCCAGTTGGGGCATATCTCCGTGGTTCAGGGGAcgctgctggaggaggtttcTTTGGCTCTGGCGACACAGCCGGGGAGTATCTGCGGGGCTCTGGAGACACGGCGGGAGAATGGCGCCGGGGCTCTGGCGAGATGGCAGGGGAATGCCGGCGGGGCTCTGGAGACTTTGCTGGGGACTGCCAACGGGGCTCTGGAGACACGGCTGGGGCTGGCTTCTGTGGGTCGGGGGACATAGCAGGGGATGGCTTCTGTGGGTCAGGAGACATGACAGGAGATGGCTTCTGTGGGTCAGGAGACATGACAGGAGATAGCTTCTGTGGGTCAGGAGACACGGCGGGAGATGGCTCCTGTGGGTCAGGGGACACAGAGGAGGCTAACTTCTCTGGATCAGGAGATGTGGGCTGGGCTGACTTTTCTGGATCAGGGGACACAGTCTGGACTGACTTCTCCGGCTCTGAGGAAGTCACCTGAGCAGACTTCAGAGGCTCTGGAGACACAGAAGGTTTCTGAAGCTTGGGGGAAACAACAGGTTCAGATTTGGGGAGTTCAGGAGATAGGGCAGGTTTGCGTGACTCAGGGGAAAGGGTAGGTGTCTGTGGCTCCAACACGACACTTTTTTTGGATGAATCTGAATCTTGTTCTTCCTGTTGCTCTTTCTGCTCTTCGTTCCATCTCTCAGGTGCTGCATGCTGTGCTTTGATGTGATAATATACGTTGCAATACATCTTGCTGGTAAAGAAACATTTATGGCAGTGAAAGAGTTTTGCACTTTTTTGATAAAATATAAGTTTACCCAAACCAGCAGCATCCATTTCATCACAATACTCTGGGTGAACGGTACCCATATGAATTTGTATGTTTTCATAGTCAGTTCCCCTGAAGCTGCAGTAGTCACACTCCAAGCGCTCTGTGGTTTTACGTAGTATCTGCAACATGTCCATTTTTCTATAGGCAGTAACAGTTTCCACAGCACTGCACCTTTAGAGAGGAATTTTCAGTTCCTGCAATAAAGGAAAAGGATCTGTATAGTTATCTGTCCATGTTAATTTCAACTCTCATTCCTAAATAACCACATGGGCTTTTCTCTGCTCAACCCCCTTCCTTTTAAGAAAGAATAATTTGGCACAGGCACTGACTACTTCATAGAAAAATCTAAACATAGGTGTCACCGACTcttgaaagtaattttgcatcagtaaaacctgaaaaaacaaAGCTTATATTTAACAATAGGCCTTTCAACCTATGTAAAAAAGATGGAAGCAAATGATAACACAAGAACACAGGTGATGAAGAGCAAAGTTTGAATCTCATTTGATAAATATGACTTGGTTTCTCCATTGTCTTCTCTTCCCATATTTGATGTGCTTTTATTGACATCGCATTATTTACATTATAcatgtaaaatgaaaacaagtacTTTGGAAAGTACTTGAAATACTGCCACTGAGATAaggccatttaaaaaaatgcatcattaaatttcaaaacaaataagCAGGTTTTgacaaagaccaaaaaaaatcatgcctatcattaaaaaaaaatctattatgAAAAGGACATTTCCTGTTCCGTTATTTCATCTGTTGCCCCAATAGCAACAAAAATACTACTTAAGAAAAacatcagggttttttttcccccagtcaTTATAGTTAACAATCTGCTGTATCCAGAACATGGTTTTCATTACCCCAAAGATGGAAATTTctcaaaattaatgttttttgaAAGACTTTAAAGAGCTCaatataacaacaacaaaaacaatcaaaaaaacccaccccaaaacataAACAGCTTTTAATGGTTTGGCCAGATTCCCCTATTTCCAACACAATTTAACCAGATTAGCTACTccaataaacagaaaaacaagtctAGTCATATTCTGTAAGTTACATCAACATAAAAGTTGAAGGTAAAAAGGACATTTACGTGAAATGCACACACTATTTTCCTGGAGGTTGAAATTAAACAGTTGTTACATGATTAATCATACTAAGCTATCAACCTAATGTGGGGGGGGGGTCTTATAAAACACACTGCTTCAAAACActcaaaattgttttattttaacattaatttACCTGTCTAAATATATATTAGACTAACAAGTCTAAAAATATGCATTCAAAGCaagttttcttaatttattcCTAAAGCATTTTTCCCCTGGTTTCTTATGGAAATGAGCTTACACAAACACACTGCCCTACAGTCAATGCCAATCAAACCGGACAAAGCAATCCAGCCTTACTTTGCATTTCTACACCTTTCATGAAAATCAGGAACTAGAGAATGCAAGCAATGCCTCCACTGAGGCAGAATATGTCGCTCAGCAGCGACTTCTTCTGCTTAGCCTCTACACAAATAGTCTTGAAACATTCAGAGCAAGCAGCGTCTGATTCAGCTTGTAAttaaggaaaaggggaaagaattaaaaatactaCAGCAGTGAGCTGCTTTGGGCTTGGGGCagagaaagaatgaaagcaaATTAGCAGGGCTGCTAAAGGATGAGATGGACACAGCAAAAACCAGGAAAGAAGGATTGGCTGAGGAGCAAGAGGGCACAAATCCTTAAGAAACAGAGGTTCACTAGCTCAGCTGCTTATGGAACAACACTTTTGCACTTTGAGTACACACTTCAGCGTGTCACAGGAAAAGGGAGATTTCCAATAGGGAAGCATGGTGGAACCACATACGGAGCTTTAAGAAGGATCCTGCTTTACAGCCATGAGGCAAATGAACAGCATCCGACCACAACCTAGCTACAAATGAGAACTAATTAACTCTGCTCTACAAACACTGAAGGAAGGACCTTTGGGGTGTAAGTTGCagtttcccagcactgctggcagccaTGCAAAAGACACCCCAAATTGTATCACACACCACATCCAGTGTTGACCCAAAACACTTCCCAACATCTTGTAACAATTTTTTTATGCCtgcaaaatatgaaaacaaaccagaaagaTGACAGCAGTGCTCAGTGGGCTGTATCTCTGCAACAGAAAATAACTTGCCAATTGTAAAAATTCATAGCACATTATGTCTTGGTACTCCAAAAGAGCTTCAAGACTTTATGAATTACAGTTTTGTTTGCAGGACTTGGGACaatgggaggaaaggaagatttaaatttgaaagcaaaaatttcTGAGTTACTGATAAGAGCGAAATaaaaaggtttgggtttttttaaatcaaatcaCAGCCGAACATAATGAGGACAATAAAGACATACTGCGGTAATCACATTTTTAGACTTGAAAGGGAATTTGTCAATTAAAAAATTGGTTGTAATCCTGAAttatccattttcttttcactaGAACACCAAAAAAGGGCTTTTCCAAATTGAATTTAATGAAGTTTACCAGACAATCTTTTCTACTCTCTTCATAATTTCCCTCCTCTTCGCTTGTCACCTGTTGCCCTTGCTACAGCTTTTGTTATTCACTGAAATACACTTCACCCCACCTCCcaccttcttcttttcttctaaagTTCTACCTTACTTTATGATGAAAATTCCCACTTTCTTTCCAAATATAACAGTTAGGAAAAGTCAGTGGCTCCCTTCCACAAATTGTCTAATTTGCTACTAAGCTTTTTGACTGTGAGATTATTTTGAAACCAAAGAAGTTACAGGCACAGTACAGACATCCAAAATCTTGACAGTAAAGCCTTCTGTATAAGAAATAACATTAAAGACCTGAGGGCACTTTCTCTCACATTGCCATCACTCACCATTTCTAGTTTTGTAACTCATCCCACTTGAATCTGGCAGTCACTGAAGTAACTGCCTCTTCCACTGAAATCTCTACTTAATTGAGGCATCCTACTGAGCAAGATAACTCTTCATTCTTGTCCCACCTTAGGCCACAAGTCCTTGGAATAGGAAATCTAGTTTTAGAATAGTTACTGAGATCAGTAAAAAACTTACTGAGCCCCTACTAACTCACGTTGTCAATTTAAATTTGTTGAAACACTTCTGAAAGAATAAACTCAGATGCTGCTGGTTCACGTAGCATATCTCAAAACAGCTAGTTTGAAAGATTTTCCTGTCAAGCCCTCTGGATTCCCTCTCAATACTGAGCTCCAATGCCACAGTCTCTTCACGGTTTTGGTTGCTGCCCTCCTCTGTACTCAAGCTTATCACACAGATGACTCTGCTCCTCACTGCTCTTTGCCATCAGCTCCTGCATCAGAACTTGTTCTGCACTGGATCCTGCCTTGCCTAGTTGGGTGAAAATGCAAGGAACAACATGTCACTTTTTTCTAAAGAGTCCCACaccagcagagccagccagcCCAGAAACCATATGCTCAGTAACCAGTAACCCATGGCCTTGGTCCTGCATGAACTGTGATGTAatctgtgctcagcagcatcTTTTTGGAAACACTAAGAGAGATGGACCATGCTCCCTCCGTGTAAATGCATTATTATAGACATTAGAGGGAACCAGCTCTGCGCTGCTGCAAACCAAACCCATAAAAAAGGTAAGGAAAATAACTGGTGTGATCAATCTGTCAGGGTGCTCCATGTGCACTGCAGAGAACTGGACCAAGTACTAAATCCCAACATCATTTTAGTCCTCTGAAGCTCTTTGAGTAAAGGTATGAATTTGAGGATGAAGATCAAATTGTCATGAGCAACAGCTTCtccatgaaagaaaacagaagacagaTGGTCACTGGAATATCTCTCAAGACTTCTTGAATACTCCTAGGACAAAGAAGCTGCCACCTCTGCAAGTACAAATAACTGCTGTGCAGACCCCAGGCCACTCTGTTTAGTTGAACACTCTACCAGGCCATAACTTTTGTAAAAAGGACACCTGAGCACTCCCCTATTCAAATTCTCAGTTAACAGGGTGTGCAGTGCACCAATGGCTATAACTGAGGCTGTGCTGCATGCCAGTGTAACACTACAAAGCACAACACATCCCTTAATTGCTCTTTCTGCATTCCCTCCTACTTTTCTCgctttcca is a window encoding:
- the CHAMP1 gene encoding chromosome alignment-maintaining phosphoprotein 1, translating into MDMLQILRKTTERLECDYCSFRGTDYENIQIHMGTVHPEYCDEMDAAGLGKLIFYQKSAKLFHCHKCFFTSKMYCNVYYHIKAQHAAPERWNEEQKEQQEEQDSDSSKKSVVLEPQTPTLSPESRKPALSPELPKSEPVVSPKLQKPSVSPEPLKSAQVTSSEPEKSVQTVSPDPEKSAQPTSPDPEKLASSVSPDPQEPSPAVSPDPQKLSPVMSPDPQKPSPVMSPDPQKPSPAMSPDPQKPAPAVSPEPRWQSPAKSPEPRRHSPAISPEPRRHSPAVSPEPRRYSPAVSPEPKKPPPAASPEPRRYAPTGSPEPRRHPSQMRRPASASSPESRRPASAVSPESWRPGPTVSPEPWRSSPHEVQKSSTVSPWASKPAMSVSLESRRSAPESRRPGSVVLPEPRRLVSDSCKSTSFSESQKSALVSSEPWKPISSVYPEGWKPVLSPDTWKHSPPVSPELRKSSHTVSSDSWKPSFFPEVCKPGVSVSPESWKLSESRKSMYFPETQKPTSAASSEIQKRAHFPEPRKRVLFPETHKPNPTVSTDVQKRAVFSEPQNQMSASAVSTEGQKQALCSETQKSALVSSEVQKHALFSEVQKLISISSEVQESASFLESQKSTIPEVQKYGLFTESQKPTPVSPETLKQAVFTDCQKSAVSPDVQKHAVFSEMQKPAAALSSDVQRHAETTVPSEIQKNILFSEPHKSASGFFSEPQTPSESGESDFLSHSLDDQKPLDDLFSPDEQSILAKESPEHMLYSCPKKKPKKENQENSDSELNSSECGKTLVDSMDLKEQESNSDQEQYDMESSDYGKESKMDVTTPTQPQCVLQFTEEKEAFISEEEIAKYMKRGKGKYYCKICCCRAMKKGAVLHHLVNKHNVQSPYKCKICGKAFLLESLLKNHVAAHGQSLLKCPRCNFESNFPRGFKKHLTHCQSRHSEDTPKKHLDSLEPLEEQI